Proteins found in one Deltaproteobacteria bacterium IMCC39524 genomic segment:
- the nusB gene encoding transcription antitermination factor NusB yields the protein MSRGIRRQGREMAVKVLFSLADHEGGSLEYVLGEFWKNFQFRNDVLGDAVEDDSSRQRPEVRHFAELLVSGVAENLESLDREIKSYSTNWALDRMPRVDLAILRLAAYELIYCLDVPHNVVINEAIELSKRFGTEESPSFINGVLDHLAKQHRTASS from the coding sequence ATGTCGCGTGGGATCAGACGTCAGGGCCGCGAAATGGCCGTTAAAGTGCTTTTCAGCCTTGCAGATCATGAAGGCGGATCTCTCGAGTATGTTCTGGGAGAATTCTGGAAGAATTTTCAGTTCCGAAATGACGTGCTTGGTGATGCCGTTGAGGATGATTCATCCCGGCAACGACCGGAGGTCCGTCATTTTGCCGAACTTCTAGTCAGCGGTGTCGCTGAAAACCTGGAGAGCCTGGATCGAGAGATTAAATCTTATTCAACCAACTGGGCGCTGGATCGTATGCCTCGGGTTGATCTCGCTATCCTCAGGCTTGCTGCTTATGAGTTGATTTATTGTCTCGATGTTCCTCATAACGTCGTGATTAACGAGGCGATTGAGCTGAGCAAACGTTTCGGAACCGAAGAATCTCCGTCTTTCATTAATGGCGTTCTGGATCATCTCGCGAAACAGCACCGTACCGCATCATCATGA
- a CDS encoding M17 family peptidase N-terminal domain-containing protein yields MTTFERVEFPADRLEAESVVAFYFSDKKLLEGPAALLDWRLDGQLTRMLLSGDVLGKAGEHVMLQNNGKLKSDWVLFVGGGQWAGLSEETHASLIRHMLNVASQAGFTKISLAFMPHEDVSDDSLHQQIIDAMAVEGHNISECRYSCLATVTV; encoded by the coding sequence ATGACCACATTTGAACGTGTTGAATTCCCTGCGGATCGCCTGGAGGCAGAATCCGTTGTGGCCTTCTACTTCTCCGATAAAAAGCTCCTTGAGGGGCCGGCAGCGCTTCTTGATTGGCGCCTTGATGGGCAGTTGACCCGAATGTTGCTGAGTGGCGATGTTCTCGGCAAGGCCGGTGAACACGTGATGTTGCAGAACAATGGCAAACTTAAATCTGACTGGGTGCTTTTTGTTGGTGGAGGTCAGTGGGCCGGCCTCAGTGAAGAGACACATGCATCACTGATTCGTCATATGCTTAATGTTGCCAGTCAGGCCGGTTTTACAAAGATTTCCTTGGCATTCATGCCTCATGAAGACGTCTCTGATGATTCTCTACATCAGCAGATTATTGATGCAATGGCTGTTGAGGGGCACAATATTTCGGAATGTCGCTATTCTTGTCTGGCGACCGTTACGGTATAG